A window from Aliamphritea hakodatensis encodes these proteins:
- a CDS encoding mandelate racemase/muconate lactonizing enzyme family protein — MMKIAQISLYQFDVPFAGISYKLSSGRSFESLDSTLLKIETACGIIGWGEICPWGRNYLPEFAEGARAALSVLAPQLIGTDPCNLSALNKKLDILLQGHPYAKAAIDMACWDILGKYSGQSVFTLLGGRCSDSIPLLGSLYNGSVDDMLSRIEQGRVQGISSFSLKASGIAYQDLETFQAIANQRLPEETMIVDANAGWSVAAALQVLTRLDSQGLIFEQPCATLSECLRVRNKVNSPFILDESVISSDDLVRILNTNAADALHFKISRVGGLTKARIFRDFCSVAGLSSFWEASGGTAIANAAAAHMAISSPGGVPHKFWNCQEFNAHSLCEGGPRFENGRMFVDDAPGLGVEPSRDMLQNQLANYH, encoded by the coding sequence ATGATGAAAATAGCTCAGATATCCTTATATCAGTTTGACGTTCCATTTGCTGGTATTTCCTACAAACTGTCCAGCGGTCGCAGTTTTGAATCGCTGGACAGTACGTTACTTAAAATTGAAACGGCCTGCGGTATAATCGGTTGGGGAGAAATTTGCCCTTGGGGCCGTAATTATTTACCTGAATTTGCAGAAGGTGCCAGAGCAGCGTTATCGGTATTAGCTCCACAGCTTATAGGAACAGATCCCTGTAATTTGAGTGCCTTGAATAAAAAGCTGGATATCCTGTTACAAGGTCATCCTTATGCAAAGGCTGCAATCGATATGGCTTGTTGGGATATACTTGGAAAGTATAGCGGGCAAAGTGTTTTTACCTTACTTGGTGGACGTTGCAGCGACAGTATTCCTTTACTTGGCTCCCTATATAATGGTTCGGTTGATGATATGCTTTCCCGCATTGAACAAGGAAGAGTACAAGGAATCAGTAGTTTTTCATTAAAAGCCAGCGGCATTGCCTACCAGGATCTAGAGACTTTTCAAGCCATCGCTAATCAGCGACTTCCGGAAGAGACTATGATCGTCGATGCCAACGCAGGATGGAGCGTGGCCGCTGCCTTACAGGTATTAACCCGCTTGGATAGTCAGGGACTTATTTTCGAGCAGCCCTGTGCTACTTTGAGTGAATGCTTACGTGTTCGTAATAAAGTTAATTCGCCTTTTATTCTCGATGAGTCGGTTATTAGTAGTGATGATTTAGTCAGAATACTCAACACTAATGCTGCCGATGCCTTGCACTTCAAAATTTCTCGCGTTGGTGGTTTAACAAAAGCACGTATTTTCCGTGACTTCTGCTCCGTAGCGGGCCTCTCCAGTTTTTGGGAGGCGTCTGGTGGTACCGCAATTGCCAATGCTGCTGCAGCCCATATGGCAATATCCTCTCCGGGTGGTGTTCCCCATAAATTCTGGAACTGCCAGGAGTTTAACGCTCACTCCTTATGTGAAGGTGGTCCGCGTTTTGAAAACGGACGAATGTTTGTGGATGATGCGCCTGGTTTGGGCGTAGAGCCGAGTCGGGATATGCTCCAAAATCAGTTGGCAAACTATCACTGA
- a CDS encoding threonine aldolase family protein, whose product MSRFLSDNVSGAHPEIVQALLEANEQNSAPYGDDPYSDALDQIFSEFFGTPVSVIPCLSGTAANALAISLVAGATQSVYVHQDSHIYQDECNAPEFYSCARLIPFTDVDSIGSAKLTQEMFKAIEGRKGDRHSVQAAAISIAQINELGELYQPDEIRALADYAHGQGLKLHMDGARFANAVAALDCHPADISWRSGVDILSFGATKNGCFGAEAVVLFNPQQKQEAKYRAKRAGQLVSKMRFVSAQLLAYIKNDLWIRNARVANLAAEKLAKQLSQFTDIKAETPKANMLYVTLPAFMTTVLNKAELSGYFEEVENNLYSMRLCTSWDTRDEDIEVFIKTLQAAVLDNN is encoded by the coding sequence ATGTCTAGATTTCTGTCAGATAATGTCAGTGGTGCTCACCCTGAGATAGTTCAAGCATTGCTAGAGGCTAATGAGCAAAATTCAGCGCCTTATGGTGATGACCCTTATAGTGATGCGCTTGACCAGATCTTTTCTGAATTTTTTGGTACTCCGGTCTCTGTTATTCCCTGTCTGAGCGGCACTGCAGCGAATGCTCTGGCTATATCGCTCGTAGCGGGGGCCACTCAATCTGTATATGTTCATCAAGACTCTCATATTTACCAGGATGAATGTAATGCTCCGGAGTTTTATAGCTGTGCCCGTTTAATTCCTTTTACAGACGTTGATTCAATCGGCAGTGCCAAATTGACTCAAGAAATGTTTAAAGCAATAGAAGGGCGCAAAGGAGATCGCCACAGCGTACAAGCTGCGGCGATCTCTATTGCCCAAATTAACGAGCTGGGTGAGTTATATCAGCCAGATGAGATTCGGGCACTTGCTGACTATGCGCATGGTCAAGGGCTTAAATTGCATATGGACGGTGCTCGCTTTGCTAACGCAGTGGCGGCTTTAGATTGTCACCCTGCAGATATCAGCTGGCGCTCTGGTGTCGATATACTTTCATTTGGTGCGACTAAGAACGGTTGCTTCGGTGCCGAGGCAGTTGTGCTATTTAACCCTCAACAGAAACAAGAAGCGAAATACCGGGCAAAGCGAGCTGGCCAGTTAGTCTCTAAGATGCGTTTTGTATCAGCGCAGCTTCTCGCCTATATCAAAAATGATTTATGGATAAGAAATGCCCGCGTAGCTAACCTTGCTGCAGAAAAATTGGCTAAACAACTTAGTCAGTTTACAGATATAAAAGCGGAAACGCCTAAAGCCAACATGCTTTATGTCACATTACCTGCTTTTATGACGACCGTACTGAATAAGGCAGAGTTATCAGGGTATTTTGAAGAAGTTGAAAACAACTTGTATTCAATGCGCCTTTGTACTTCATGGGATACTCGTGATGAGGATATAGAAGTATTCATCAAGACGTTACAAGCTGCGGTTCTTGATAACAACTAA